The sequence TTGGACGGACCCTTTTGCACATCAGCCGCTATTttcgacagcaaaatacagaaaCCCCAgttgaacagtgtctctgcctcacctgcgttgcctaggcgatagatagatagatagatataaacaCAACGACAGTTATGTTTGACACTTTCCCACTGAGATTACTGCTTTGACTGTTTCTGAACGCAGATCGATCAGCCATCGATctccgtttgtccctttcccagtgagcagaacgccgtttataagccggacttcctgaCCGCTGCCTCATAGTCGCCGGTAACCGTCGCCGCACAAAGGAgtgcaacaaaacaatttttttttaaaggaaagaTTTGTCTGTGAGCCAGATGcggccatcaaaagagccacatctggctcccgagccataggttgctgacccctggtctatctcataatcgcttggaacgtttccggtccctttcttgaatgctattggacacgtgagctgtcagtcaaaaccctcaacccgacTTCCGTTacgaagtttgtgtgagaggacagatgtttgttaagttagcgaacagcgttaaaacaCGAAATGAGCCCCAAATAGCTAAAGACACGTAGCTGTTCTATtcattcagcctgttctgttttgtgtggatcaataataagttgtgttaactgttaatctttaCTGCTGATAGGTCCATTCTCTCTGATTTGACGTGGATGTGCTACAGCAAAACACAATGCgtgttcaagcactgtaaaaaaaagcacgcaaaattacataaaaaaatctGCAAAACGGCAAAGATGCGAAAGATGAACCGCGTTATAGCGAGGGACCAGTGCATACCATAATCACATGCACTGAATAGGCTTCATTAAATGAGACCAAGACACAAACTAGAACGTCATCAAGCCATTAAATGTTAATACCCCCTCGATATTAAGCACATTTTTTGTTCGTTGAGGTTCAGTTGCGTTCTGCTACCTTAAGGTGGCAGCACAACACATCAAAAGATACTCCTTGCTTGATTTTGCTGAGGGCTATAAAGTCAGAAAGTGAATGTGTCTTTGATGTCTGTTCTTTGTCATATTTTCTGGTGGgtttatatttttgtctctagataacagagaaacaaagaattTAGTAGACTTGCAAGGACATCACCAAATATACTTCATGTATTCTTCCAGAACTCAATCCAGCAGCTGAGATCATAAAGaagtcaaatatatatattttaccatAAACTACGAAGCAGCATTTACATACCTATAAAAGAATACTGCTTTAGAATACTTGTCTGTCTTCATGAAGGGCAGTTAAATTGCGATCAGGTCAAAGTTCATTTTACATTTGGGCGTTTGCAACCTTGTTGTGCATTGCTGAGTGGATCTTTCTCAGGTTCTGTCGGATTCTAACAAACTCCATCAGCTGGGCTTCTTCTGGTACCTTTTcttgttctttctctttctggaaaaagaaaagaaaagaacagcaTCGTCTCTGCATTACTCTTGAAGACCTGGACAAAGGTATTACTTCAAGACTGTGGGTTGACAGAATTTGACTGAAGGTATTCGATATATAACAGAAGCTGGCGTTTGCTCGGCATTCTAATTGTTGTTTCGGCGcatcttcctgtcttccttcGGCTTCCCCCTTTccccatctctttctctctctcaacctAGCGAGTTATTCTTAAGCTGAGTTCCGGTATAAGTGGGACGTGGGAATCCAGGGCCGTGGATCGTCTTCAGAGGATGCGGTCGGCTGACCAACCCAAGCTTGAGGCAGCAAACTTGagtaataaaatgttaatttgcaCGAATAGATGAAATGGCACAGAGAAGTTGTCACCTCACGTTGTCTCTGCTGACGCCGGAGCAGCTCATCCTCCAGCGGGGTCCTGCCCtgtgcctcctcctcccggGCGCTCTgcaccctcttcctcctctccagcacccgCTGAAGCTCTGACCTGCTGCTCAACGCCAGTCCCCTAAACCCATCGAGGAAGAGACAGAAGTTGAGTTTGAGCTGTTCCCGGGTCCAACGCCGGGTCCAACGCCGGGTCCGGAACAGCCAGGAACCGTCCCCAGCCACCTtttgatgatttattttgtcCCATCAGatcacagcaggaggagctgccCACATTCACAGCTTTACTTCTATGCTAATTAACTGTTACACTGAGAAAAACGTTGACTTTATCATGCGGTACGTTTGTCGCTTTCTTTCCTTCATCGTTTTATGGATGAATTTCTGCTACTTTTGGGAGTAAGTAAGTTTTACTCTGAATTTTTAGTGAAGCGAGGTCAGAAGAGGACAAAAGAAAGGTCCATTGCTTTCACTTCAGTCCAGGTCAGCGCTCCTGTGAGCAGATCGCTTTACGTTCCTGAGGTGTACGGTTCCATGGCTGCTAGAGGAGGACGGCGGCGCATCTATTCTTAATGACAAAGCAATGACGGAGGGCTCGAGCATGAGGGACACTTTCATGAAGAAAACACACGCAGATTCCTACACATCATGCTCATGTCCTCATCTAACGAGGGAATAATCCCTGTCATGAagtccatcatccatccgtgCCTACCTCTTGTGGGCCAGCAGGAGTTCCTTGTGAAGCTCATTGTGAGTCTGGGAAGTCTTCACGGAATCGGACCGACCTGAGGCGGCCTCGGCTTGGATTCTGTTGTCTGACAGAGAAATCACATCAAAACAGATCAATGTCTCCCGCCTGGTCGTCACGGTAACGAATACTGCACACTGGAATCACTGGCAGAAACGGTGCCACACGCTCAGCCAGTAGAACTTCCATCTTCCAGAGAAGAATTCAACATTCCGTAAAATAGAATTATTTGGAAAAGATACAGAAATCAATCATGATCAATCACATTGTCTGTGCAGAAAGTATGGAGATAACGATATGGGGCATCTTTCAAGCTAACCAACTGAATGCATGATAAAGCCATAGCTCAGTGTGCTGCTCCACTTTGCACTGGCAGTACCAGATGggttaactctttgagtgccaataacatctaaagacgttttttctaacccaaacattcactgacattgaaatctgcctctcttcaacggaaAATAACTCTGGAATGAGAAATGATAAGAACACactttcctgatgaaagaagaggctTTATTCTTTCATTGGTGGTTCGCTGTGTGCACAGGCGTAGtacagaatattctgtggggcttgaaatATCGGGAG is a genomic window of Brachionichthys hirsutus isolate HB-005 chromosome 2, CSIRO-AGI_Bhir_v1, whole genome shotgun sequence containing:
- the si:ch211-218o21.4 gene encoding actin-associated protein FAM107A codes for the protein MSVNGSYSNNASRLGTRQASGSRTTGSTPHSSNHRRDNRIQAEAASGRSDSVKTSQTHNELHKELLLAHKRGLALSSRSELQRVLERRKRVQSAREEEAQGRTPLEDELLRRQQRQREKEKEQEKVPEEAQLMEFVRIRQNLRKIHSAMHNKVANAQM